One window of Cervus elaphus chromosome 6, mCerEla1.1, whole genome shotgun sequence genomic DNA carries:
- the LOC122696629 gene encoding basic proline-rich protein-like, with protein MAEDISLRDSPEAGGLEFVGSLPPCRRVLVPTPPPRLSSPPRQGEGLPRGCLDLSLDLRVGTAPGFRGGPKGGRPLLPLPRGQTPSRTFPITAPGLRSHAARTPASRAPRAQSPGPFPGTRNPARSRGSRWRLLALGSRPPDAARQQPPVAPSLPAAAAAETATARRGGRAPPPARLGVGAGPPRGAPEPCPRGRSPAGPRSPAPRAEPARDPSTRGTAELSAAQPPGGGAQHPGAPARGRAPPGRPAPALSKAVPAQEVPPSAGERLVFLQFHEELASLRQRNTQRQTENRAERVECRKRTPRSPSENVWRNPAEGVNFQAVQDLQSLASAAALKGQASASKWLSAQTRLPRRPRPLHPLFHHLLDVKSSPEPISADPT; from the exons ATGGCTGAGGACATCTCCCTCAGGGACAGCCCGGAAGCCGGAGGACTGGAGTTCGTTGGCTCTCTCCCAC CGTGTAGGAGAGTTTTGGTACCCACACCGCCCCCCCGCCTCAGCTCTCCACCCCGCCAGGGGGAGGGACTGCCACGCGGGTGCCTCGATCTTTCGCTAGACCTCCGGGTCGGGACTGCCCCGGGGTTCAGGGGGGGCCCGAAAGGGGGCAGGCCtctgctccccctccccaggggccAGACCCCCTCCCGCACATTTCCCATCACAGCCCCAGGCCTCCGCTCCCACGCCGCTCGGACCCCGGCCTCTCGCGCGCCCCGGGCCCAGTCGCCCGGCCCCTTCCCTGGCACCCGCAACCCCGCCCGCAGCCGAGGCTCCAGATGGCGGCTCCTCGCGCTCGGCTCGCGGCCCCCAGACGCCGCCCGGCAGCAGCCGCCGGtcgctccctccctcccagctgcTGCGGCGGCGGAGACCGCGACTGCTCGGCGAGGAGGGCGGGCTCCTCCGCCGGCTCGGCTTGGGGTAGGAGCCGGGCCGCCGAGGGGCGCGCCAGAGCCGTGCCCGCGGGGAAGGAGCCCTGCAGGCCCCAG GTCCCCGGCGCCGCGGGCCGAGCCGGCGCGGGACCCCAGCACCCGAGGGACCGCCGAGTTGAGCGCCGCGCAGCCGCCAGGAGGGGGCGCCCAGCACCCCGGAGCCCCTGCCCGAGGGCGGGCTCCGCCCGGACGTCCCGCCCCGGCCCTGTCGAAGGCTGTCCCGGCCCAAGAGGTGCCCCCTTCTGCCGGAGAGCG ACTTGTTTTCCTGCAATTTCACGAAGAGTTGGCCTCGCTTCGCCAGAGGAATACCCAAAGACAGACGGAAAACC GAGCAGAGAGAGTTGAATGTCGAAAAAGAACCCCGAGATCGCCCAGCGAAAATGTGTGGCGGAATCCTGCAGAAGGAGTCAACTTTCAGGCCGTTCAAGACCTCCAGTCATTAGCATCAGCTGCTGCACTAAAGGGGCAAGCCAGCGCCTCTAAGTGGCTTAGCGCACAAACGAGGCTCCCGAGACGGCCTCGGCCTCTCCATCCACTCTTCCACCACCTGCTGGACGTGAAAAGCTCTCCGGAGCCCATCTCg GCAGACCCTACTTGA